From the Nitrobacter hamburgensis X14 genome, one window contains:
- a CDS encoding EscU/YscU/HrcU family type III secretion system export apparatus switch protein, with protein MSLETKDQVAVALHYDKGSGAPRVVAKGRGSLGAKIIEVAREHDIPIEENEVLAGALSHVELGDEIPSELYKAVAEVLVFVLRLSGRAP; from the coding sequence ATGAGCCTGGAGACCAAGGATCAAGTCGCGGTCGCCCTTCACTATGACAAGGGCAGCGGCGCGCCGCGCGTGGTCGCCAAGGGCAGGGGATCGCTCGGCGCGAAGATCATCGAGGTGGCGAGAGAGCACGACATTCCGATCGAGGAAAACGAGGTGCTGGCCGGCGCGCTGTCGCATGTCGAGCTCGGTGACGAGATTCCGTCTGAGCTGTACAAAGCCGTCGCCGAGGTGCTGGTGTTCGTGCTGCGGCTGTCGGGGCGGGCGCCCTGA
- a CDS encoding flagellar hook-length control protein FliK, which yields MAISINPIFPVIAAQGAVSEAALQPGSVIDARVQKILANDLVRIAIANLTIEVLSEIPLQVGQVLQLVVSQTAQGLRLAVVGQGGSPNLATAATAGTTESTDTVALTAGGAATVAAAKADAPASPSKPALTALEALFVSAAAQSAATRQGSLSPLYANLLVAAGSGKLPPQAQQIVDRLLALRPDLGPNLAGGDIKIAFRNSGLFLEASLAAGLKVAPPASAQLPDLKAALLVLREALSITAGAPVTQSASGAQPAPQQAAGPAPSMTGAPPLSPEFEPQEVYLPQARLSVSDDPDNPAAMNQTLFSRVSDAGVRAAATGAALNRLQEVLQNGGSRTGLGVELGLDGEAATGPSPLRAAPANGSTENNVFIVRTSTPSPPFRDALPSAQPVALPLLSSGAPASEIARHLLDDTDAAIARQTLLQVASLPDRVDSAGLRPDQLAPRWNFEIPFATPMGTAVAQFEISRDAAGHDVETAKRVWRARFTLDVEPTGPVHALVSLTGDSTSVRLWAERPATVSRLRAGASQLSQALSRAELQPGDIVISEGVPPQPKLPPAGHFLDRAL from the coding sequence ATGGCGATCTCGATCAACCCGATCTTTCCGGTCATCGCGGCGCAAGGCGCTGTGTCCGAAGCCGCGCTTCAGCCGGGCAGCGTGATCGACGCGCGGGTCCAGAAGATCCTTGCCAACGATCTCGTTCGCATCGCGATCGCCAACCTGACGATCGAGGTGCTGTCCGAAATTCCGCTTCAAGTCGGGCAGGTCTTGCAGCTTGTGGTGTCGCAGACCGCGCAAGGACTGAGGCTTGCGGTGGTTGGGCAGGGTGGGTCCCCCAATCTGGCGACCGCCGCCACGGCGGGTACCACGGAGTCGACAGATACCGTGGCGCTGACGGCGGGTGGCGCGGCCACCGTCGCTGCGGCCAAAGCCGATGCGCCGGCCTCGCCCTCAAAACCCGCGCTGACCGCGCTGGAAGCGCTATTCGTATCGGCCGCTGCGCAGTCCGCCGCGACGCGGCAAGGCAGCCTGTCGCCGCTTTATGCCAATCTGCTGGTGGCTGCCGGATCGGGCAAGTTGCCGCCGCAGGCGCAACAGATCGTGGATCGGTTGCTGGCTTTGCGTCCCGATCTCGGTCCGAACCTGGCCGGGGGCGACATCAAGATCGCGTTCCGGAATTCCGGGCTTTTTCTCGAGGCATCGTTGGCGGCCGGCTTAAAGGTTGCGCCACCGGCGTCCGCACAACTTCCCGATCTCAAGGCTGCGCTGCTTGTGCTTCGTGAGGCGCTTTCGATCACTGCCGGCGCGCCGGTAACGCAGAGCGCGTCGGGCGCACAGCCAGCGCCGCAGCAGGCGGCCGGGCCAGCGCCATCGATGACAGGAGCGCCGCCGTTGTCACCGGAGTTCGAGCCGCAGGAAGTCTATCTGCCGCAGGCGCGGCTGTCCGTCTCCGACGATCCCGACAATCCAGCGGCTATGAACCAGACATTGTTTTCCCGCGTTTCCGATGCAGGGGTTCGCGCCGCCGCCACCGGTGCTGCCTTGAATCGTTTGCAGGAGGTGCTTCAGAACGGAGGGAGCAGAACCGGCCTTGGTGTTGAACTCGGACTCGACGGCGAGGCCGCAACCGGCCCGTCGCCGCTCAGGGCCGCGCCGGCGAATGGATCCACTGAGAACAACGTCTTCATCGTGCGCACCAGCACGCCGTCGCCGCCCTTTCGCGACGCGCTGCCGAGCGCGCAACCCGTCGCGTTGCCGTTGCTATCGTCGGGCGCACCGGCGAGCGAGATCGCGCGGCATCTTCTTGACGATACTGATGCGGCGATCGCGCGCCAGACGTTGTTGCAGGTTGCCTCGCTGCCGGATCGTGTCGATAGCGCAGGCTTGAGGCCCGATCAGCTTGCGCCGCGCTGGAATTTCGAGATTCCGTTCGCGACGCCGATGGGGACCGCCGTCGCGCAGTTCGAGATTTCGCGCGATGCCGCCGGTCACGATGTCGAGACGGCGAAGCGGGTCTGGCGCGCGCGCTTTACGCTCGACGTCGAACCCACCGGGCCGGTTCACGCGCTGGTGTCGCTGACCGGCGACAGCACGTCGGTGCGGCTCTGGGCCGAGCGTCCTGCAACAGTGAGCCGGTTACGCGCCGGCGCCTCGCAGTTGAGTCAGGCATTGAGCCGCGCCGAATTGCAGCCCGGCGATATCGTCATCAGCGAGGGCGTGCCGCCGCAGCCGAAGCTTCCGCCAGCGGGCCATTTTCTGGATCGCGCGTTATGA